The following DNA comes from Eubacteriales bacterium.
TGCTTGAATTGTTTCAGGAGTTGATTGAAGATGGCGAAAGAAGTATACTTTTTTCCACACAGATCACCTCTGACCTTGAAAAATGTGCTGATTTTATCACATATATCAAGAACGGCGAAATCATTGCAAGTAAAGATAAAGACGATTTTCTTAGCTCCTATAAAATTGTTAAAGGCACCAGCGAACAACTGACGCAGCAGCTTAAATTTAAGCTAATCGGATATAAGCAAAATGCATATGGTTTTTCGGGGCTTATCAATACTGAAGATTTGCCTTCTGTTAATGGTCTTAATGTATCAGCCCCGGACATTGAATCGATAATGATATATTTTGAAAAGGAGAAAAGGGATTAATTATGAAAGATTTATTATATAAAGAATTTAAGCTGTCTCTAAATCCCGGTACTTACATATACCCTGCGACAAGTGCGTTATTGCTCGTTCCAGACTACCCGTATTTTCTAGCATTTATATATACATTTATCGGCCTTATGACCATATTTATTCTAAACAGGGAAAGCCATGATATCTTTTTTACTGCCTCTTTACCTATACGTAAAAGAGACACAGTAAAAGCACGTGTATATACTATTGCAATAATCGAGTTGATTCAGATTGCAGTAGCTGTACCTTTTGCAATAATACGCGGCCTTATAAACCCCCTTGGCAATTCCGTTGGAATAGATGCAAACCCCGCCCTGTTTGGATTTGTATTTATAATGTATGCAGTATTTAATGCCATTTATTTCCCCATGTTTTATAAAACGGCATATAAGGTAGCCTGGCCCTTGATAATCTCATGCACAGCCGTAACTATATATATTTTTGCTGTTGAAGTTGCCATCCAGTCCGTCCCCGTTCTAAAGACATATTTAGATACTCTAGACGCCAGGTACGCCGCTATACAGCTTACAGCATTGATTGCTGGCATGGTAATATTTGCTTTGTCCTGTATATTTGCCTATAAAAAAGCGGCTAGCCGTTTTGAAAAAGTAGATTTATAATATGAGAGGGTTAGATGGATATCGTAATTTCAAATACATCCGATAAACCTATATACCAGCAGATATACGAACAAATATCCGCACAGATCATAAAAGGCAAGCTAAAAAAAGACTATTGCCTGCCGCCGATAAGAACAATCGCTAAAGAACTGCGTATAAGCGTAATTACAGTGAAAAAAGCCTGGGAGGAACTGGAGCGGAACGGTTTCATTTATTCTGTAGTAGGAAAAGGATGCTTCGTGTCACCTATGCAGCATCATGAGCTTATAAACAAACGGGACGAGCTTATTAGTGAAAAATTAAAAAAAGACATTGGATATTATAAATCACTTGGCCTTTCTCTCTCAGATATCATTAAATTAATTGAACGTTCATTTAATTCATTAGATGATTAGTATAAAAATACCGCAAAATATAATTTTGCGGTATTTAAAATAAAAACTTGCTTTGATATGGCGCGCCTATCGGGATTCGAACCCAAGGCCTTTCGCTTAGGAGGCGAACGCTCTATCCTGCTGAGCTATAGGCGCTCATTTTGAAAGGACAGCGTGTATCTTATTAAAATACACCCTATCCTTTTATTATTAAATCAGTACAAAAAGAATTGTACCTTCATTTTCTAAAATAGTCAAATGAAACTATTAGAAAAATACATGGAATACTAATTGATCGAGTATAACTAATGCACCTAAAATACCTACGTACACTGCAAATCCGTAAA
Coding sequences within:
- a CDS encoding ABC-2 transporter permease, whose protein sequence is MKDLLYKEFKLSLNPGTYIYPATSALLLVPDYPYFLAFIYTFIGLMTIFILNRESHDIFFTASLPIRKRDTVKARVYTIAIIELIQIAVAVPFAIIRGLINPLGNSVGIDANPALFGFVFIMYAVFNAIYFPMFYKTAYKVAWPLIISCTAVTIYIFAVEVAIQSVPVLKTYLDTLDARYAAIQLTALIAGMVIFALSCIFAYKKAASRFEKVDL
- a CDS encoding GntR family transcriptional regulator; protein product: MDIVISNTSDKPIYQQIYEQISAQIIKGKLKKDYCLPPIRTIAKELRISVITVKKAWEELERNGFIYSVVGKGCFVSPMQHHELINKRDELISEKLKKDIGYYKSLGLSLSDIIKLIERSFNSLDD